A genomic window from Pirellulales bacterium includes:
- the uvrA gene encoding excinuclease ABC subunit UvrA gives MADATATTSQRNGTKPAPAAPSDVIRIRGARVHNLKNIDLDIPRDQFVVLTGLSGSGKSSLAFDTVFAEGQRQYIESLSVHARQFVNQLERPDVDEIDGLQPTISIDQRGGSQNPRSTVATVTEIYDHMRLLWARVGQPRCPQCGVGIRPQTADQILEEALTLPEKTKAMILAPMVRGRKGQHKEVLETIRKAGFVRVRVDGEIHDIDAVPELTRQKSHDIEAVVDRVMIREGIRPRMAESIRLALKHTEGVVVISWLEAAANDPAQGAWRDWLFSTQYACPTCKISLAELEPRTFSFNSPYGACPACDGMGYRVQFDPELVLPDASRSISKGAIAPWRNGKSAAAKRQLAVLNEFLSSDEQWANLPLADWRPKQLEQLWSGDGKRFPGLLTLLEQQYSTETITAEREKLELFRGHVRCADCQGARLRPEARAVQVAERGIHQIAALTVEQAASYFADLRFSGVQAAIGEPLSQEIGKRLDFLLKVGLNYLTLDRPADTLSGGESQRIRLAAGLGSGLVGVCYVLDEPSIGLHQRDNDRLIAALVELKQQGNTVLVVEHDEAMMRVADWLIDLGPRAGEFGGQIVSQGPASQVVGDPASLTGRYLAGLESIVVPAARRKAVSKRAIVLEGASTNNLKHVTARFPLGVFTCMTGVSGSGKSSLLNETLTPALLRHLGLAVPKPGPFERLRGADLIDKLIPIDQSPIGRSPRSNLATYSGAWDEIRKVFATTRDAKLRGYRTGRFSFNTAGGRCEECQGQGVQKIEMNFLPDLYVTCPVCRGARFNRQTLEIRYRGKSIADVLDMPVAEALAFFENYPQLARLLTCFDEVGLGYLKLGQSSTTLSGGESQRIKLATELARTSTGNTLYVLDEPTTGLHFEDIKRLLAVLMRLVDLGNTVIVIEHNLDVVKCADWILDLGPEGGERGGQLLAEGTPEDVAAVEASITGRYLRPLLQV, from the coding sequence TTTGACACTGTCTTTGCCGAGGGGCAACGGCAATACATCGAAAGTCTGTCCGTTCACGCGCGCCAGTTCGTAAACCAACTCGAACGCCCAGACGTCGACGAAATCGACGGCCTGCAGCCCACCATCTCCATCGATCAGCGCGGCGGAAGCCAAAACCCGCGCAGCACCGTCGCCACGGTGACCGAAATCTACGACCACATGCGGCTCTTGTGGGCGCGGGTCGGACAACCACGCTGCCCGCAATGCGGCGTTGGTATCCGCCCGCAGACGGCCGATCAAATTCTGGAAGAGGCGCTCACCCTGCCAGAAAAGACCAAGGCCATGATCCTGGCGCCAATGGTTCGCGGTCGCAAAGGCCAGCACAAGGAGGTGCTGGAGACCATTCGCAAGGCGGGCTTCGTGCGCGTGCGAGTCGATGGAGAAATTCACGATATCGACGCCGTGCCCGAGTTAACGCGCCAAAAGAGCCACGACATCGAGGCGGTGGTCGACCGCGTAATGATTCGCGAAGGCATTCGGCCTCGCATGGCCGAGTCGATTCGCCTGGCGCTCAAGCACACCGAAGGGGTCGTGGTCATCAGTTGGCTCGAAGCGGCCGCCAACGATCCGGCTCAAGGCGCCTGGCGCGATTGGCTCTTCAGCACGCAATACGCCTGCCCCACCTGCAAGATCAGTCTGGCCGAGTTGGAACCCCGCACCTTCAGCTTCAATAGTCCCTACGGCGCTTGTCCCGCTTGCGATGGCATGGGCTACCGCGTGCAGTTCGATCCCGAGTTGGTGCTGCCCGACGCGTCGCGCTCGATCAGCAAGGGAGCAATCGCCCCTTGGCGCAATGGCAAAAGCGCCGCCGCCAAGCGGCAACTGGCGGTGCTCAACGAGTTCTTGTCCAGCGACGAACAGTGGGCCAATCTGCCGCTCGCCGATTGGCGCCCCAAACAACTCGAACAACTCTGGTCGGGCGATGGCAAGCGCTTTCCCGGGCTGCTCACCCTGCTCGAACAGCAATACTCCACCGAAACCATCACCGCCGAGCGCGAAAAGCTGGAACTATTCCGCGGCCACGTCCGCTGCGCCGATTGCCAAGGCGCTCGCCTGCGCCCCGAGGCCCGCGCTGTGCAAGTCGCCGAGCGCGGCATTCACCAGATCGCGGCCCTCACGGTCGAGCAGGCGGCCAGCTACTTCGCCGATCTCCGTTTCAGCGGCGTCCAGGCCGCGATTGGGGAACCCCTGTCGCAAGAAATTGGCAAGCGACTCGATTTTCTCCTCAAGGTGGGGCTCAACTATCTCACGCTCGATCGTCCCGCCGACACCCTCTCGGGCGGCGAGTCGCAGCGCATTCGGTTGGCTGCCGGGCTTGGTTCCGGTCTGGTCGGCGTCTGCTATGTGCTCGACGAGCCATCGATTGGCCTGCACCAGCGCGACAACGATCGCCTGATCGCCGCCCTGGTCGAACTCAAACAGCAAGGCAACACCGTGCTGGTAGTCGAACACGATGAGGCCATGATGCGCGTCGCCGATTGGCTCATCGATCTGGGGCCGCGCGCTGGGGAGTTCGGCGGTCAGATCGTGTCGCAGGGCCCCGCCAGCCAGGTGGTCGGCGATCCCGCCTCGCTCACGGGGCGCTATCTGGCCGGGCTCGAATCAATCGTCGTGCCCGCCGCTCGGCGCAAAGCCGTCAGCAAGCGCGCCATCGTCCTCGAAGGCGCCTCCACCAACAATCTCAAGCACGTCACCGCTCGCTTTCCGCTCGGCGTCTTCACCTGCATGACCGGCGTCAGTGGCTCGGGCAAAAGTTCGCTGCTAAACGAAACGCTCACCCCGGCGTTGCTGCGACACCTGGGGCTCGCGGTGCCCAAGCCGGGTCCGTTCGAACGATTGCGTGGCGCCGATCTGATCGACAAGTTGATCCCGATCGATCAAAGTCCCATTGGCCGCAGTCCCCGCAGCAATCTGGCCACCTACAGCGGCGCCTGGGACGAAATTCGCAAAGTCTTCGCCACCACCCGCGACGCCAAATTGCGCGGCTATCGCACCGGCCGCTTCAGCTTCAACACCGCTGGCGGCCGCTGCGAGGAGTGCCAGGGCCAAGGCGTGCAGAAGATTGAAATGAATTTTCTGCCCGATCTCTATGTCACCTGCCCCGTCTGCCGCGGCGCGCGCTTCAACCGCCAAACGCTGGAGATCCGCTATCGCGGCAAGAGCATCGCCGACGTGCTCGATATGCCTGTCGCCGAGGCGCTGGCCTTCTTCGAGAATTATCCGCAACTGGCGCGGCTTTTGACCTGCTTCGACGAGGTGGGCCTTGGCTATCTCAAGCTCGGCCAGTCTTCGACGACGCTCTCTGGCGGAGAATCGCAGCGCATCAAACTCGCGACCGAACTGGCCCGCACCAGCACCGGCAATACCCTCTACGTCCTCGACGAGCCGACCACCGGACTGCACTTCGAAGACATCAAGCGTCTGCTGGCCGTCCTTATGCGATTAGTCGATTTAGGCAACACCGTGATCGTCATCGAGCATAATCTGGACGTCGTCAAATGCGCCGACTGGATTCTCGATCTGGGCCCCGAGGGGGGCGAGCGCGGCGGCCAGTTGTTGGCCGAAGGAACCCCCGAGGACGTGGCCGCCGTCGAGGCCAGCATCACGGGGCGCTACCTGCGTCCGCTGCTCCAGGTGTAA
- a CDS encoding amidohydrolase family protein, whose amino-acid sequence MSGTKQPLTRREFVAGAVAATALVATAQVHAQEDAMIPVVDSHQHIWDLKRFHLPWTERDKPMARDFSMQDYLEATRGIPIEKSVYVEVDVEPSQQQAEADYIVELCRRKEGPLAAAVVSGRPISDQFPAYARQFKDHPYVRGVRQVLHGPSTPAGYCLQKEFIAGIRALGELGLSFDIVIRPGELADAAKLIQACPGTQFILDHCGNASVQSPDLAPWRRDIATVAEQKNVVCKISGIIAFVKPGEWQADDLAPIVNHALTVFGPDRVMYGGDWPVCNLGASYREWYDALNQIVADRPLSERRRLFHDNAIRYYRLA is encoded by the coding sequence ATGTCTGGCACGAAACAACCGCTCACACGCCGCGAGTTCGTGGCCGGCGCCGTCGCGGCGACGGCGCTCGTCGCCACCGCTCAAGTCCATGCCCAGGAGGATGCGATGATTCCTGTCGTCGACAGCCACCAACACATCTGGGATCTCAAACGATTCCACCTGCCGTGGACCGAGCGCGACAAGCCCATGGCCCGCGACTTCTCAATGCAAGATTATCTGGAGGCGACGCGCGGCATACCCATCGAAAAAAGCGTGTATGTCGAGGTCGATGTCGAACCTAGCCAGCAGCAGGCCGAGGCCGACTACATAGTGGAGCTGTGCCGGCGCAAAGAGGGGCCGCTCGCGGCGGCCGTGGTCTCCGGTCGCCCCATCAGCGACCAGTTCCCCGCCTACGCGCGACAATTCAAAGACCATCCTTACGTGCGTGGCGTCAGGCAGGTGCTGCATGGCCCATCGACCCCCGCCGGTTACTGCCTGCAAAAAGAATTCATCGCCGGCATTCGCGCGCTCGGCGAGCTTGGCCTCAGCTTCGATATCGTCATCCGCCCCGGCGAACTGGCCGACGCGGCCAAACTGATCCAGGCCTGTCCGGGCACGCAGTTCATTCTCGATCACTGCGGCAATGCCAGCGTCCAATCCCCCGATCTCGCCCCCTGGCGCCGCGACATCGCAACGGTCGCCGAACAAAAGAACGTCGTCTGCAAAATCTCGGGCATCATCGCCTTCGTCAAACCGGGAGAGTGGCAGGCGGACGATCTAGCGCCGATTGTCAATCACGCGCTGACTGTCTTCGGACCCGACCGCGTGATGTACGGTGGCGACTGGCCGGTGTGCAATCTCGGCGCCTCGTATCGCGAATGGTACGACGCCTTGAACCAGATCGTCGCCGACCGACCGCTAAGCGAGCGCCGCCGACTGTTCCACGACAACGCCATTCGCTATTACCGACTCGCGTGA
- a CDS encoding tetratricopeptide repeat protein: protein MVVAVELASLRGVLRATGHLALGSWLCAEDGVFELLGAACCLAAGVLFLLAALTGDFRAAVSLHSVRRRWLAMLFGLGLLLCFLEETSWAQRIVEYRTPGWVAAHNASDEANLHNLAWFQPSFGLNYLQLAWLVAVLSGFVLLPLACLAPPIRRLVSALGIPVPRGQIVAVLAAGLLAGLLIRWRTAGIGPLSWQEETEVFEVLSQFVILLWALDACREPLASRRSLAVLVTCGIVLPVTALAAVRAAPASWGEAISIGHRLQGEAWRDSGDRAAAMREYALAIERWPDNWIAQARMAEALRDAGQTQWAIQHFRQAIAIPGSLPALRQPLAAILASTGQLAEAKSELRESLRLAPDASAHAQLALLQWRQRELPAAEESARAAVRLAPDSADWQYLLANILVQAGKRDEAIKAFDAVLKLDPHHAGALRDRQTLQPSAASK, encoded by the coding sequence ATGGTCGTCGCCGTCGAACTGGCTTCGCTGCGCGGCGTACTGCGCGCCACCGGCCATCTGGCGCTTGGCTCCTGGCTCTGCGCCGAGGATGGCGTGTTTGAACTCTTGGGCGCGGCCTGCTGCCTGGCCGCCGGCGTCCTGTTCTTGTTGGCGGCGCTGACCGGAGATTTTCGCGCGGCCGTTTCGCTCCATTCGGTGCGTCGCCGCTGGCTGGCAATGCTATTCGGACTGGGTTTGCTCCTCTGCTTTCTGGAAGAAACCAGTTGGGCGCAGCGCATTGTCGAGTATCGAACGCCAGGCTGGGTCGCGGCGCACAACGCGTCGGACGAGGCCAACCTGCACAACCTGGCTTGGTTCCAACCCAGTTTCGGCCTCAACTACCTTCAACTTGCCTGGCTGGTGGCCGTGCTCAGCGGTTTTGTCCTCTTGCCACTGGCCTGCCTGGCCCCCCCCATCCGGCGACTGGTCTCTGCGCTCGGTATTCCCGTCCCTCGTGGACAAATCGTCGCCGTGCTCGCCGCTGGCCTCCTTGCCGGTTTGCTCATTCGCTGGCGGACGGCCGGCATTGGCCCCCTCAGTTGGCAGGAAGAAACCGAAGTCTTCGAGGTCCTCTCGCAGTTTGTCATCCTGCTCTGGGCGCTGGACGCTTGCCGCGAACCATTGGCTAGCCGACGGTCACTGGCCGTGCTTGTCACCTGCGGCATCGTGCTCCCGGTCACGGCGCTAGCCGCCGTCCGCGCGGCGCCCGCTTCCTGGGGCGAGGCCATCAGCATCGGCCATCGACTGCAAGGCGAGGCTTGGCGCGACAGTGGCGACCGCGCCGCCGCCATGCGCGAGTACGCGCTGGCCATCGAGCGCTGGCCCGACAATTGGATTGCCCAAGCGCGCATGGCCGAGGCGCTGCGCGATGCCGGCCAGACGCAGTGGGCAATCCAGCATTTTCGCCAGGCAATCGCCATCCCTGGTTCGCTCCCGGCATTGCGGCAACCTTTGGCCGCGATCTTGGCGAGCACCGGGCAACTGGCCGAGGCCAAAAGCGAGCTGCGCGAGAGTCTGCGTCTCGCTCCCGACGCCTCGGCGCATGCCCAATTGGCGCTACTGCAATGGCGACAACGAGAACTTCCCGCGGCAGAGGAGTCGGCCCGCGCCGCCGTGAGACTTGCGCCCGATTCGGCTGATTGGCAATATTTACTGGCCAACATCCTGGTCCAGGCGGGCAAGCGCGACGAGGCCATCAAAGCCTTTGATGCGGTCCTCAAACTTGATCCCCACCACGCCGGCGCGCTCCGCGACCGACAAACGCTCCAGCCTTCGGCGGCGTCCAAGTGA
- a CDS encoding LL-diaminopimelate aminotransferase, whose protein sequence is MSDPYFQKLFADRIGGVNYGKGTEIYKFEKIKRAKRKAMAEHPERKLIDFGIGENDEMAPESVRARMTQEINRLENRGYADNGVAEFREAVARFMQREFAVALDPATEVNHSIGSKPALAMLPACFINPGDVTLMTVPGYPVAGTHARYYGGEVHRLPLLAQNNFFPDLDGIPADVRRRAKLLVINYPNSPTGKVATRDFYQRVIDFARENEIVVVQDAAHILLSYDGQPLSFLQVPGAKEVGVEVHSLSKGFHMIGWRIGWVCGHPRIVQAFADVKDNSDSGQFIAVQKAAAAALDETSIPGATRSKYQRRLKKLVDTLHSVGFDCQMPGGTYFLYTPSPTGLAGGPSFANAEAASQYLIEQQSIVTVPWDDAGAFLRFSVTYEAPTEAAEDRLMAETAERLRQIKLTF, encoded by the coding sequence ATGTCCGATCCCTACTTCCAAAAACTCTTTGCCGATCGCATTGGCGGCGTCAACTACGGCAAGGGAACGGAAATCTATAAGTTCGAAAAGATCAAGCGCGCCAAACGCAAGGCCATGGCCGAGCATCCCGAGCGCAAGCTGATCGATTTCGGCATCGGCGAAAACGACGAGATGGCGCCCGAGTCGGTGCGGGCGCGGATGACCCAAGAAATTAATCGGCTGGAAAATCGCGGTTACGCCGATAACGGGGTGGCCGAGTTCCGCGAGGCCGTCGCCCGGTTCATGCAGCGCGAATTCGCCGTCGCGCTCGATCCCGCCACTGAAGTCAACCACTCCATTGGCTCCAAGCCGGCGCTCGCCATGTTGCCGGCCTGCTTCATCAATCCCGGCGACGTGACTTTGATGACCGTCCCCGGCTACCCTGTTGCCGGCACGCACGCGCGTTACTACGGCGGCGAGGTGCATCGACTGCCGCTGTTGGCGCAGAACAATTTCTTTCCCGATCTCGACGGCATCCCCGCCGACGTGCGTCGCCGCGCCAAGTTGTTGGTGATCAACTACCCCAATAGTCCCACCGGCAAGGTCGCCACGCGCGATTTCTACCAGCGCGTGATCGATTTCGCCCGCGAAAACGAGATTGTCGTGGTGCAGGACGCCGCTCACATCTTATTGAGCTACGACGGCCAACCGCTCAGCTTTTTGCAGGTTCCCGGCGCCAAGGAAGTAGGAGTCGAAGTGCATTCCCTCTCCAAGGGATTCCACATGATCGGTTGGCGCATCGGTTGGGTCTGCGGCCATCCGCGCATCGTCCAGGCCTTTGCCGATGTGAAGGACAACAGCGACTCCGGGCAATTCATCGCCGTGCAAAAGGCGGCGGCCGCCGCTCTCGACGAGACAAGCATCCCCGGCGCCACGCGGTCCAAATATCAGCGCCGCCTCAAAAAGCTGGTCGACACGCTCCACAGCGTCGGCTTCGATTGTCAGATGCCCGGCGGCACCTACTTCCTTTACACGCCGTCGCCCACGGGACTGGCCGGCGGCCCCAGCTTCGCCAACGCCGAGGCCGCGAGCCAATATCTCATCGAACAGCAATCGATCGTCACCGTGCCGTGGGACGATGCCGGCGCCTTCCTGCGATTCTCCGTCACCTACGAGGCGCCCACCGAAGCCGCCGAAGATCGCTTGATGGCCGAAACAGCCGAACGCTTGCGGCAAATCAAGCTGACCTTTTAA